GACAGGtcaattctgattggtcaggatgtTGCCGTAGGCATGCAGTTTCGATGCCAGTTTTGTGGGTCCCAACAATTGGTGGATGTATCGAACAACACGACCCAGTGACCTTTCACCGCCCCTGCTTTAGATGTGACTCTGTCACCGGACAGCATGTGTTAAATGACCCAAACTGCATTGACAGTTACACCACAATCCAGTTTAAGATCAAACGGTGATGCATTTGTGCATATTAGAAGCTGTATATGTAAATACTCAGGACCCTGTTTAATGGGGACTAAAGGAATTTGTACAGACTTTGTACCTTTTCCATAAAAAGAGGTCACGGAGACAACTAAACTCTACTGCATGTCCATGGCAAtgtcctgaccaatcagaattgaCCTGTCTGCTCTGGAATTtaagactgacagttaactgctgcATTCAGTGATGGCACAACCAATCAGCATCCCCTTCTCGTGCTGTATAAAACAAAGTCTCTTTTCAAGGCTGTTTCTTGTGTCCCATTTCTGATTAAAagttacaattttgtttttagcAAATCCTGAGCAGTCTGTGCTGGTCTCCCTGATGCTGTTGAGAGGGTGAtatagtggtgagcatagctgccttccaagcagttgacctggattcgattcccggCCATCACAGTGTTATGGTTTGTAAACAgtctttgtgggcagcacggtggcacagtggttagcactgctgcctcacagcgccagagacccgggttcaattaccacctcaggtgactcactgtgtggagtttgcacgttctccccgtgtctgcgtgggtttcctccgggtgctctagtttcctcccacagtccaaagatgtgcaggttaggtgaactggccatgttaaattgcccatagtgttaggtgaaggggtaaatgtggaggattgggtctgggtgggttgcacttcggagggttggtgtggacttgttgggccgaagggcctgtttccgcactgtaagtaatctaatctaatctaatccaatctaatcaaacTTGCTATTACACACACCCTCTTCCCAACTGCTCTCTCTTGGCCATCCTTGGTCACATAGTGTGAACGCACAGCTTGCAAATCCCAATGACTCACCTggtcagtgtggggattgaacccatgaccttAGCGTTATTAGCACCATGCTCTAACCATCTAATTTAACCCAGCTGCATGGTCTCACCCCCTCCCCAAAATTGTCCAAATCTCCGATATTTCATTGCCTCGCAGCAATTTCCCAGGGAGTGATCCTGATCCACTCTACACTGGGACAATGGGGGGGGTCTAGTTCTCACTGtgtcgcactctctctctcacatgcactctctcagGCATGCTCTCGCACTCTGTTGGAGAATGACTTGGAGGTAAATATGACCATGATATCAATGATTGGATGAGATGAAGTGAAGGTGACTTGCGGGGCACATAAAGCTAACATGAGGCttgggggccgaatggcctgtttctctccTGCTCCGTACTTTATATGTACAAAAACAGAagagctcgaggggctgaatggcctactgctgagCAAAACCTGTCAGAAATGAAACTGGTGATATGAAATGAAATGTGTTATGTTGCAGGATTTCAGCCTGTTATATGAAGAGGCAAAGTTTTATCAGTTACAGCCCATGGTGAGGGAGCTGGAGAGGTGGAAACAAGAGAAAGAACTTCGTAAATCCTCACAGCCCTGTGAATGCCTGGTGCTGAGGGTGACCCCTGACCTTGGGGAGCGGATCAGCCTGAGTGGAGAGAAATCCTTGATTGAGGATATTTTCCCGGAGACCGGGGATGTGATGTGTAACTCCGTCAACGCTGGCTGGAACCAGGACCCCACACACGTCATCCGCTTTCCCATCAATGGTTACTGCCGCCTCAACTCAGTCCAGGTGAGGGCTCAGCTCGGTCTGGACCTCAGATTGTTGTGTTCTCTTGGTCAGTGTTAgagtctgtatctgtgctgtttaATGGTCATCACCTTTGTGAGCctctgtgtccctgtgtgtgtgagtattgGGCTCTCAAGTTTCTACAGTATACTGTATCTTATAGGAGCCAgctgttcagccctttgagtctgctctgccattcactgagatcgTCACTGATCTGATGACTCTCAGGtcctctctcctgccttttccctgggaccctcgat
Above is a window of Chiloscyllium plagiosum isolate BGI_BamShark_2017 unplaced genomic scaffold, ASM401019v2 scaf_11194, whole genome shotgun sequence DNA encoding:
- the LOC122546802 gene encoding BTB/POZ domain-containing protein kctd15, giving the protein IGRLFNGTEPIVLDSLKQHYFIDRDGEIFRYVLSFLRTSKLLLPEDFKDFSLLYEEAKFYQLQPMVRELERWKQEKELRKSSQPCECLVLRVTPDLGERISLSGEKSLIEDIFPETGDVMCNSVNAGWNQDPTHVIRFPINGYCRLNSVQ